A single window of Aneurinibacillus sp. REN35 DNA harbors:
- the rsfS gene encoding ribosome silencing factor: MTELEIAQLAARAAEDKKGHDVVILDLKGLSIIADYFVVCHGNSETQVQAIVDNIKDSVEKENIAVRGREGYDEARWVLVDLGDVVVHVFHRDEREFYNIERLWKDASVVSIQ; this comes from the coding sequence ATGACGGAATTAGAGATTGCGCAACTGGCCGCTAGAGCGGCAGAAGATAAAAAAGGACATGATGTGGTTATTCTAGATCTTAAAGGACTGTCGATCATTGCCGATTATTTCGTTGTCTGCCACGGAAACTCTGAAACACAAGTGCAGGCGATCGTAGATAATATTAAAGACAGTGTGGAGAAGGAAAATATAGCTGTGCGCGGCCGTGAAGGATATGATGAGGCGCGTTGGGTGTTAGTGGACTTAGGAGATGTTGTTGTTCACGTGTTCCATCGCGATGAGCGCGAGTTCTATAATATCGAGCGGCTGTGGAAGGATGCTTCTGTTGTCTCCATCCAATAG
- a CDS encoding class I SAM-dependent DNA methyltransferase: protein MSPSNSSYRRLADVYDHLMTDAPYDQWMSFTGQAWDKYGSYPRTVAELGCGTGSLTRFLLEREVEVWAVDLSADMLDIAQEKVKRSHPNAAVHWLNQDIRQLMLPTKVDSVVSFCDTLNYIPDAEGIKQIFADTYEALKPGGTFLFDVHTPYKIAEVFGDESFSYQDEKVAYIWQSMYDEENEVVEHDLTLFVEGEDGLYRRFQELHRQRAYSLEHLQIWLQEVGFEILSVTADFTDHPVDEESERAFFVARKP, encoded by the coding sequence TTGTCTCCATCCAATAGCAGCTATCGGCGGCTCGCCGATGTATACGACCATTTGATGACAGATGCGCCGTACGATCAGTGGATGAGTTTCACCGGCCAGGCGTGGGATAAATATGGCAGCTATCCGCGTACGGTAGCTGAGCTTGGCTGCGGCACAGGCTCGCTTACTCGTTTTCTTCTGGAGCGAGAAGTTGAAGTGTGGGCCGTGGATCTGTCTGCCGATATGCTCGATATCGCGCAGGAAAAGGTGAAGCGAAGCCATCCAAATGCAGCGGTTCATTGGCTTAATCAGGACATACGGCAACTGATGCTCCCGACGAAGGTGGACAGTGTTGTTAGCTTTTGCGATACGCTCAATTATATTCCGGACGCCGAGGGGATCAAGCAGATATTTGCGGATACGTATGAGGCATTGAAGCCTGGTGGCACCTTTTTATTCGATGTGCATACACCGTATAAAATCGCCGAAGTCTTCGGAGATGAATCATTCTCTTATCAGGACGAGAAGGTCGCTTATATCTGGCAGAGTATGTATGACGAGGAGAATGAAGTGGTAGAGCATGACCTCACGCTTTTTGTTGAAGGTGAGGATGGATTATATCGTCGCTTTCAGGAGCTTCATCGTCAGCGTGCGTATTCTCTTGAGCATTTGCAGATATGGTTGCAGGAAGTTGGATTCGAGATCCTTTCTGTTACTGCCGATTTTACTGACCATCCGGTGGACGAGGAAAGTGAGCGCGCATTTTTTGTTGCACGAAAGCCGTAA